A stretch of Candidatus Symbiobacter mobilis CR DNA encodes these proteins:
- a CDS encoding virulence RhuM family protein: MGQQSAASIAGQGQFLLYQTADAQTRVQVRFHEDSIWLTQTQLAELYQCSSQNITQHIRAIYESGELEEDATCKPYLQVRMERGRQVHRSLKHYNLEVVLAVGYRAKSHRGTQFRRWATEQLKAFLSKGVLLDDERFKRGDDAEYFEELLARIRDIRSSEKVFWRKVLDIYATSIDYAPHTETSQQFFATVQNKMHWAAHGHTAAELIMQRVDAQAPNMGLTNWAGASQGAPVRKTDVGIAKNYLNAEELDTLNRIVTAYIEVAELQAQSHQPMTMRDWAQELDNFLRMTRKDILTHTGKVSADTALAKAQAAYAEYQAQVRNLPSPVERDFEAAIAQSVNQFQKSRKALPNKKKGEQT; the protein is encoded by the coding sequence ATGGGACAGCAGTCCGCTGCCTCCATTGCCGGACAAGGCCAGTTCCTGCTTTACCAAACGGCAGATGCCCAGACGCGGGTGCAGGTGCGTTTTCACGAGGACAGTATTTGGCTAACTCAGACGCAACTGGCCGAGCTGTACCAGTGTTCATCGCAGAACATCACGCAACATATCCGCGCCATCTACGAATCTGGGGAATTGGAGGAAGATGCAACGTGTAAGCCGTACTTACAAGTTCGCATGGAGCGTGGACGGCAGGTACACCGCAGCCTCAAGCATTACAACCTGGAGGTGGTGCTGGCGGTGGGGTACCGGGCGAAATCGCATCGCGGTACGCAATTCCGCCGTTGGGCCACAGAGCAGCTCAAGGCATTCCTATCCAAGGGCGTATTGCTGGACGATGAGCGTTTCAAGCGTGGCGACGACGCGGAGTATTTTGAGGAGCTGCTGGCACGCATCCGCGACATCCGATCTTCGGAAAAGGTGTTCTGGCGCAAAGTGCTGGACATCTACGCCACCAGCATCGATTACGCCCCGCACACAGAAACCTCGCAACAGTTCTTCGCCACTGTGCAAAACAAGATGCATTGGGCAGCGCATGGCCATACGGCGGCGGAACTGATCATGCAACGAGTGGACGCACAAGCGCCGAACATGGGATTGACGAATTGGGCGGGGGCCAGTCAAGGTGCTCCGGTACGCAAAACGGATGTGGGCATCGCGAAAAACTACCTCAATGCCGAAGAACTGGACACGCTCAACCGCATTGTCACCGCGTACATTGAAGTGGCGGAGCTTCAAGCTCAGTCGCACCAACCGATGACCATGCGCGACTGGGCGCAGGAGCTGGATAACTTCCTGCGCATGACCCGCAAGGACATTCTGACCCACACAGGCAAGGTGTCTGCCGATACGGCGCTGGCGAAAGCACAGGCAGCGTATGCCGAATATCAGGCTCAGGTTCGCAATCTGCCATCGCCAGTGGAGCGGGATTTTGAAGCCGCCATCGCGCAATCGGTCAACCAATTTCAGAAAAGCAGGAAAGCATTACCGAATAAGAAAAAAGGGGAGCAGACATGA
- a CDS encoding DEAD/DEAH box helicase, whose translation MSAHLQKHITGRLSLRQPQSESLSRLVRALEASPELLAKERDVSAILSTLQAEFPTLADFEREFPSLCFALATGVGKTRLMGAFIAYLHLAHGIRNFFVLAPNLTIYNKLITDFTRNTPKYVFKGIAEFAQQPPLVITGDNYDQTGMAVDNHAIGFAHDVRINIFNISKINSEVRGGKEPRIKRMREVLGDSYFNHLANLPDLVLLMDESHRYRAQAGMRAINELQPLLGLEVTATPFVESTKGPVPFQNVVMDYPLARAMEDGFVKAPAVVTQRNFSASAHTPEDIEKIKLEDGVRLHETTQVELLTYARENGVPVVKPFMLVIARDTTHAAQLKALIQSDAFYEGRYANKVIQVDSSRTGAEEEAMVTRLLAVESVDEPTEIVIHVNMLKEGWDVTNLYTIVPLRAANARTLIEQSIGRGLRLPYGKRTGVAAVDRLHIVAHDKFQEIIDEANRGDSPIRLQQLILDAPSADDRTVSVQVGSNTMARLGLAEAPVVSPAIANKTTGGSVTQPCMAPTHAPVFATEAEKEAARVTMDVIGTYEVQRDLVPTSAALRMPEVQRMIVAEVAERLKPVAGTTGNLLAGVDEAAPAWDLSAVVAKTTEIVVQQTIDIPRIAVVPKGDVTTGFHPFTLDVQQLHLQPGRREIVIQNLHTNEQDTLATGIGIQEQRPEDYIVHALVDFDDIDYVTHAALLYDLAGQMVRHLQSYLTVEETISVLDRERRWIAREIHAQMMAHCWEQATGYEVQVHRGFTQLKPCHYTATAGQTAHHFRGTVAETSRIKQMLFGGFARCLYPLQKFDSDTERRFAIILERDASKWCKPAKGQFQIFYKLGTEQPEYIPDFVAETDSTIFLVETKAHSDIHTQEVQAKAAAAVQWSKHAAHFTASVGGKPWKYLLIPHDEVHESRRLIDFLRFEVKD comes from the coding sequence ATGAGCGCACACTTACAAAAACATATTACCGGTCGTTTATCACTGCGCCAACCCCAGTCCGAATCCCTTTCCCGGCTGGTTCGCGCCCTGGAGGCATCGCCAGAGCTGTTGGCCAAAGAGCGGGACGTTTCGGCCATTCTGTCCACGTTGCAGGCCGAATTTCCGACGCTTGCGGACTTCGAGCGCGAATTCCCCTCGCTGTGTTTTGCGCTGGCCACGGGTGTGGGAAAGACTCGGCTAATGGGGGCGTTCATCGCCTATTTGCATTTGGCGCATGGCATCCGCAACTTCTTTGTGCTGGCACCTAACCTGACGATCTACAACAAGCTGATTACCGACTTCACGCGCAATACGCCCAAATACGTATTCAAGGGCATTGCCGAATTTGCCCAACAACCGCCCTTGGTCATTACCGGCGATAACTACGACCAGACCGGCATGGCGGTGGATAACCATGCCATAGGCTTTGCCCATGATGTGCGCATCAATATTTTCAATATTTCCAAGATCAATTCGGAAGTGCGTGGCGGCAAGGAGCCGCGAATCAAGCGCATGCGCGAGGTGCTGGGCGACAGCTATTTCAACCACTTGGCCAACCTGCCCGATTTGGTGCTGTTGATGGACGAATCGCATCGCTACCGCGCACAAGCCGGAATGCGGGCGATCAATGAGCTACAGCCCCTGTTGGGCCTGGAGGTGACCGCTACGCCATTCGTCGAATCGACCAAGGGGCCGGTTCCCTTCCAAAACGTGGTGATGGACTACCCGCTGGCGCGGGCCATGGAAGATGGCTTTGTCAAAGCGCCTGCCGTGGTGACCCAGCGCAACTTCTCGGCCTCGGCGCATACGCCGGAAGACATCGAGAAGATCAAGCTGGAAGACGGCGTGCGGCTGCATGAAACGACCCAAGTGGAACTGTTGACCTACGCCCGCGAAAACGGTGTGCCAGTGGTCAAGCCCTTCATGCTGGTGATAGCGCGTGATACCACGCACGCGGCGCAACTCAAGGCGTTGATCCAGTCTGATGCCTTCTACGAGGGCCGTTATGCGAACAAAGTGATTCAGGTCGATTCCAGCCGCACCGGCGCGGAAGAGGAAGCGATGGTCACGCGCCTGTTGGCGGTGGAAAGCGTCGATGAGCCGACTGAGATCGTCATCCACGTCAATATGCTCAAAGAAGGTTGGGACGTGACCAACCTGTACACCATCGTGCCGCTGCGTGCGGCCAACGCCCGTACCTTGATCGAGCAGAGCATCGGTCGCGGCTTACGCCTGCCCTATGGCAAGCGCACCGGTGTTGCAGCAGTGGATCGGCTGCACATCGTCGCCCACGACAAGTTTCAGGAGATCATCGACGAGGCCAATCGTGGCGATTCGCCGATCCGCCTACAGCAGCTCATCCTCGACGCACCTTCTGCGGACGACAGGACAGTGAGTGTGCAAGTCGGTTCCAACACGATGGCGCGGTTGGGGCTGGCGGAAGCTCCAGTGGTTTCCCCTGCCATCGCCAACAAGACGACTGGCGGCAGCGTCACGCAACCATGCATGGCGCCAACCCACGCGCCAGTGTTTGCCACCGAAGCGGAAAAAGAGGCCGCCCGTGTGACGATGGATGTCATTGGCACGTACGAGGTCCAACGCGATCTGGTTCCGACCAGTGCTGCGCTACGGATGCCCGAGGTGCAGCGCATGATCGTTGCGGAAGTGGCCGAACGCCTGAAACCTGTCGCAGGAACAACGGGCAATCTGCTGGCAGGCGTGGACGAAGCCGCGCCTGCATGGGATTTGTCTGCCGTGGTCGCAAAGACGACCGAGATCGTGGTGCAGCAAACCATCGATATTCCGCGTATCGCCGTGGTGCCGAAAGGCGATGTCACCACAGGCTTTCACCCATTCACGCTGGATGTGCAACAGCTTCACCTGCAGCCCGGTAGGCGGGAAATCGTGATCCAAAACTTGCACACCAACGAGCAGGACACGCTGGCGACCGGAATCGGCATCCAGGAACAACGCCCCGAGGACTACATCGTCCACGCCCTGGTGGACTTTGACGATATCGACTACGTCACCCACGCCGCCCTGCTCTATGACCTTGCGGGCCAGATGGTGCGGCACCTGCAAAGCTACCTGACGGTGGAGGAGACGATTAGCGTGCTGGATCGGGAGCGGCGTTGGATTGCGCGGGAAATCCACGCGCAGATGATGGCGCACTGCTGGGAACAGGCCACCGGGTACGAGGTACAGGTTCATCGCGGTTTCACCCAACTGAAACCTTGCCACTACACCGCCACGGCAGGCCAGACGGCGCACCATTTCCGCGGAACCGTTGCCGAGACCAGCCGCATCAAGCAAATGCTGTTCGGTGGCTTCGCACGCTGCCTGTATCCGCTACAGAAATTCGATTCAGACACCGAGCGGCGCTTTGCCATCATTCTGGAACGCGATGCCAGCAAATGGTGCAAACCCGCCAAAGGACAGTTCCAGATCTTCTACAAGCTGGGCACCGAGCAGCCGGAATACATCCCGGACTTCGTGGCAGAAACCGATTCGACGATCTTCCTGGTCGAAACCAAGGCGCACAGCGATATCCACACGCAAGAAGTGCAGGCCAAGGCCGCCGCTGCCGTGCAGTGGAGCAAACATGCTGCCCACTTCACCGCAAGCGTCGGCGGCAAACCGTGGAAATACCTGCTGATCCCCCACGATGAAGTCCATGAATCGCGGCGGCTTATCGATTTTTTGCGGTTCGAGGTGAAGGATTGA
- a CDS encoding ATP-dependent nuclease, protein MRLLHYLEIENFKRFGDKQRIELDHPAVLIGPNNCGKTSAMQALALWSQAVKTWYDVRKDSSAKERTATSINRLNIVAVPVQRTRFFWHNTQVRTGNKDIPLIITVGVEFQGEVVALCMRFRNHGDELVYCSPDPGIVGNVELLCHAATLKVELLYPMSGLETEEPLLQPGRIDVLLGQGQTAQVLRNLCLMVLSKSADDWQRVTSLMKRLFNVELAAPKETTRGSIALEYRQPGVKETLDVSSSGRGFQQMLLIFAYLYSHKGSVLLVDEPDAHLEILRQKQVYVLLRDIASENASQVVMVTHSEVILDEALDNNLTLLLDGRADDLAKKSDIRNSLKLFGTAHYVKARERGYVLYVEGSTDVDMLRALAERLNHAAAQFWDECINSFYVQNNYPDQDLNAELERVEGGFGVTPQQHFNGLRNLLPQLQGLAILDNDGRSRNGRQDGPLQISYWKRYEAENYFITPDVLRNYARTHYADMELFGGFQQDIDAVLDRLIWEQVFDGMEADFQAWKQSAPEVARVLWEAKTERRKLSAFAEEFFRRLADQLHSPMLLKKGELHRLVPFVNPQSISFEVVEKLDLLVELFRISGQPEALEGVP, encoded by the coding sequence ATGCGCCTGCTGCACTATCTAGAAATCGAAAACTTCAAACGCTTTGGTGACAAGCAACGTATTGAACTGGATCATCCCGCAGTGCTGATCGGCCCCAACAACTGCGGCAAAACCAGCGCCATGCAAGCGCTGGCGCTGTGGTCGCAGGCGGTCAAAACGTGGTACGACGTGCGCAAGGATTCCTCAGCCAAAGAACGCACCGCAACCTCGATCAATCGGTTGAACATCGTCGCAGTTCCCGTGCAGCGCACACGGTTTTTCTGGCACAACACGCAGGTACGGACGGGCAACAAAGACATTCCGCTGATCATCACCGTGGGGGTCGAATTCCAAGGCGAAGTAGTGGCTTTGTGCATGCGTTTTCGGAACCATGGCGATGAACTGGTTTATTGCTCACCCGATCCTGGCATCGTCGGCAATGTGGAGCTGCTATGCCATGCCGCCACGCTGAAGGTGGAATTGCTGTATCCAATGTCCGGCCTGGAAACGGAGGAACCCTTGCTTCAGCCGGGCCGTATCGACGTTCTATTAGGGCAGGGACAAACGGCGCAGGTATTGCGTAACCTGTGCTTGATGGTGCTGAGCAAGTCTGCCGACGATTGGCAGCGTGTGACCAGTCTGATGAAGCGGCTTTTCAACGTGGAACTGGCTGCACCCAAGGAAACCACACGCGGCAGCATTGCACTGGAATACCGTCAACCTGGCGTCAAGGAGACGCTGGACGTATCTTCTTCCGGACGGGGCTTCCAGCAAATGCTGCTGATTTTTGCCTACCTGTATTCACACAAGGGCAGCGTGTTGCTGGTGGATGAACCTGATGCCCATTTGGAAATATTGCGGCAAAAGCAGGTGTATGTGCTATTGCGCGACATTGCCAGTGAGAATGCCTCACAGGTAGTGATGGTCACCCATTCCGAGGTGATTCTGGACGAAGCGCTTGACAACAACCTGACCTTGCTTCTGGATGGCAGAGCGGATGATTTGGCCAAGAAAAGCGATATTCGCAACAGTCTCAAACTCTTTGGCACTGCGCATTATGTAAAAGCTCGCGAGCGTGGCTATGTGCTGTACGTAGAGGGGAGCACCGATGTGGATATGTTGCGTGCCTTGGCCGAACGGCTGAACCACGCGGCGGCCCAGTTTTGGGACGAATGCATCAACTCGTTTTACGTACAAAACAATTACCCGGATCAAGACCTCAATGCCGAGCTGGAACGGGTAGAAGGCGGTTTTGGCGTGACGCCTCAACAGCACTTCAATGGGTTGCGCAACTTGTTGCCACAACTCCAAGGCCTAGCCATTTTGGACAACGATGGGCGGAGTCGCAATGGTAGACAAGATGGCCCGCTACAAATCAGCTATTGGAAGCGCTACGAGGCTGAAAACTATTTCATCACGCCCGATGTATTGCGCAATTACGCACGTACCCACTATGCGGATATGGAACTGTTTGGCGGTTTCCAACAAGATATTGATGCGGTGCTCGATAGATTGATTTGGGAGCAAGTGTTTGATGGCATGGAAGCAGACTTCCAAGCTTGGAAACAATCCGCGCCTGAAGTGGCGCGTGTGCTTTGGGAAGCCAAGACCGAGCGGCGCAAACTCAGCGCATTTGCCGAAGAGTTCTTCCGCCGGTTGGCAGACCAGCTCCATAGCCCAATGTTGCTCAAAAAAGGTGAATTGCACCGTTTGGTGCCATTCGTCAACCCGCAGTCTATTTCGTTTGAGGTAGTTGAAAAGCTTGATTTGCTGGTGGAGTTGTTCCGCATCTCTGGTCAACCTGAGGCGCTTGAAGGGGTTCCATGA
- a CDS encoding type I restriction-modification system subunit M N-terminal domain-containing protein has translation MNTDTHHQIANDIWSICNLLRGPYKRNEYRKVFLDCLKHVDRERNVRLSTPEHLRFCSPVFAGARPWLCVQSFSTTPPTPLHDAHQGGYFLGFRHGRKPGHNPATLQTSARSGGFFVPAVWAARACQ, from the coding sequence ATGAATACCGACACCCACCATCAAATTGCCAATGACATCTGGAGTATCTGCAACCTGCTTCGCGGGCCGTATAAGCGCAATGAATACCGCAAGGTGTTTCTGGACTGCCTCAAGCACGTGGACCGCGAACGGAACGTCCGCCTGTCCACCCCGGAACACCTGCGTTTCTGCAGCCCGGTTTTTGCTGGCGCAAGGCCATGGCTTTGCGTACAATCATTTTCAACAACACCCCCCACGCCTCTCCACGATGCGCACCAGGGGGGTTATTTTTTGGGCTTTCGCCACGGGCGCAAGCCCGGTCACAACCCCGCCACGCTGCAAACATCTGCGCGTTCTGGCGGGTTTTTTGTGCCCGCTGTTTGGGCTGCCAGGGCCTGCCAATGA
- a CDS encoding Abi family protein: MNQYGKQALTTDQQVHLLIRRGMRIANRTQAQQHLTHINYYRLRAYWLPFEQAASNGDDHAFAAGADFATVLAIYDFDRELRLLLIDAIERVEISLRTRLANVLSLRYGPFAHEDVSHFAKANLWQQSHDELAKEYARSRETFAEHYRSQYPQLPSPPLWVACELMTLGHLSRWLQNLRIPKDRQTIADAYGLDEKVLVSFAHHLTIVRNHCAHHGRVWNRKLSLKMQIPGKKPANLSEQFHPAQDRRIYNTLTMLAYLMSVISPASTWRQRLKALIQTTPQIAVADMGFPAGWEQMAIWQENTP; the protein is encoded by the coding sequence ATGAACCAGTACGGCAAGCAGGCGCTGACCACTGATCAGCAAGTTCACCTGCTCATCCGGCGCGGCATGCGCATTGCCAACCGCACACAGGCGCAGCAGCACCTTACCCACATCAACTACTACCGCCTGCGTGCCTACTGGCTGCCCTTCGAGCAGGCGGCGAGCAACGGCGATGACCACGCCTTTGCTGCCGGAGCCGACTTCGCCACCGTCTTGGCCATTTACGACTTCGACCGCGAATTGCGCCTACTGCTGATTGATGCTATCGAGCGGGTGGAAATCTCTCTGCGCACTCGTCTAGCCAACGTGCTCAGCCTACGCTACGGCCCGTTTGCCCACGAAGATGTCAGTCATTTCGCCAAGGCCAATCTGTGGCAACAAAGCCACGACGAGCTGGCCAAGGAATACGCCCGCAGCCGCGAAACCTTTGCCGAACACTACCGCAGCCAGTACCCGCAGTTGCCCAGCCCGCCGCTGTGGGTAGCTTGCGAGTTGATGACGCTGGGCCACCTTTCGCGTTGGCTGCAAAATCTTCGCATTCCCAAAGACCGGCAGACCATTGCCGATGCCTATGGGTTGGATGAAAAAGTGCTGGTGTCCTTTGCCCACCACCTCACCATCGTGCGCAACCACTGCGCCCACCATGGCAGGGTATGGAACCGCAAACTGTCACTGAAGATGCAGATTCCCGGCAAGAAACCAGCCAACTTATCGGAGCAATTCCACCCGGCCCAAGACCGCCGCATCTACAACACCCTGACCATGCTCGCTTACCTGATGAGTGTGATCAGCCCTGCCTCCACCTGGCGGCAGCGACTCAAGGCGCTGATTCAGACCACGCCACAGATTGCGGTGGCGGACATGGGTTTCCCGGCAGGCTGGGAGCAGATGGCAATCTGGCAGGAGAACACACCATAA
- the queG gene encoding tRNA epoxyqueuosine(34) reductase QueG codes for MSPLQRSALVSNLKGWGRELGFSRTGVAGVDLSGARQGLSAWLAAGFHGDMAYMARHGLARCEPQTLLPGARSVVLARMDYLDVNATPGWPEAARERLRQPLQASIALYALGRDYHKVVRSRLEQLGRRVVAECAECARSAHCTPCLECAERNPVRYPVRYRVVCDSAPIQEAELAVRSGLGWRGRNTLIVDRDGGSMFVLGALLLDIALPCEEPVAPRCGSCHACIAACPTQALVAPYRLDARRCLAYLSIEHPGPIPVALRSAMGNRIYGCDDCQLACPWNKFARPTTVPDFAVRPWLAGRTLLELWEWDEATFLRNTEGSPIRRIGHERWLRNLAVALGNALRGVQGASTQGELVQGASVSGIPVAARWDALRQALASRAEHPSALVREHVAWALEGGTAIWGNAAALPACVRPG; via the coding sequence ATGTCTCCCCTCCAACGCAGTGCATTGGTCTCGAATTTGAAGGGGTGGGGGAGGGAGTTGGGTTTTTCCCGCACGGGCGTGGCGGGGGTGGATCTATCCGGGGCACGGCAAGGATTATCGGCATGGCTTGCCGCCGGGTTCCACGGGGATATGGCCTACATGGCGCGCCACGGGCTGGCGCGCTGCGAGCCGCAAACGCTATTGCCCGGCGCACGGAGTGTGGTGCTTGCGCGGATGGACTATCTGGACGTGAACGCCACCCCCGGTTGGCCAGAGGCCGCCCGGGAGCGCCTGCGCCAGCCCTTGCAAGCCAGCATCGCGCTGTATGCGCTGGGGCGGGATTACCACAAGGTAGTGCGCAGCCGTTTGGAGCAGTTGGGGCGCAGGGTTGTTGCCGAATGCGCAGAGTGCGCCCGCAGTGCCCATTGCACCCCATGCCTGGAATGCGCCGAACGCAACCCCGTGCGTTACCCCGTGCGTTACCGCGTCGTTTGCGATTCCGCGCCGATCCAGGAAGCGGAACTGGCCGTGCGCAGCGGCCTGGGGTGGCGCGGGCGGAACACGCTGATCGTCGATCGCGATGGAGGGTCGATGTTCGTGCTGGGGGCGTTGCTGCTCGACATTGCATTGCCTTGTGAGGAACCCGTGGCCCCCCGTTGCGGAAGCTGCCACGCCTGCATTGCTGCGTGCCCGACGCAGGCGCTCGTCGCCCCCTATCGGCTCGACGCCCGGCGTTGTCTGGCGTACCTCAGCATCGAACACCCGGGGCCGATCCCGGTCGCGCTACGCAGCGCGATGGGCAACCGCATCTACGGTTGCGACGACTGCCAGCTTGCCTGCCCGTGGAACAAATTCGCCCGCCCCACCACGGTGCCGGACTTTGCGGTGCGGCCCTGGCTGGCAGGGCGTACCTTGCTCGAACTGTGGGAATGGGACGAAGCCACCTTTCTGCGCAACACCGAAGGCAGCCCCATCCGCCGCATCGGCCACGAACGCTGGCTGCGCAACCTGGCCGTGGCGCTGGGCAATGCCTTGCGCGGCGTGCAGGGGGCATCGACGCAGGGGGAATTGGTGCAGGGGGCATCGGTGTCTGGCATCCCCGTAGCAGCGCGCTGGGATGCGCTGCGCCAGGCATTGGCCTCTCGCGCGGAGCATCCCAGCGCGCTGGTGCGGGAGCATGTGGCGTGGGCGTTGGAGGGGGGTACGGCTATATGGGGGAATGCGGCTGCCCTCCCGGCGTGTGTTCGTCCGGGATGA